The genomic window AAATGCGACGGGCAGGACCATCTGCACCGGCCAGATCAGCCAGCCCAATGTCAGGTCGCGATCTCCGATCATGCGGGAAAACAACACCATGTTCAGGGCGCCCCATGCCAAGAACAGCAGGATTGCAGCCGAGGCGACCCGACCGGCGCGGCGCGCGGGCATTTCGGCGCGGCCCTGGGTGACGAAATCCAGGAATTTGGGCCTGAGATGCGCGCCGCTGGCGGTGGCAAGCCCGAAACCCGCCATGGCGCACAGAATCAGTGCGTAAACCGCAAACTTGACGGAGCCGAACAGTCCCTGCGCGAAGACTTCACGCCCGATCACATCCATGGACAGGGCGGCCAGCACGGCCGAGAAGGTCAGAATGACGATGGCTTTCTCGATGGTCGATATCACCTTCAGAAAGCGTCGGAGCATGCGGATCATGAGGGGCTTCTTCTGGAGAAACGAACGGGAACACGGCTGGCAGCGCGTCTCCTGCTTCCGGCTTCAGGCATCATGATCCACAGTCAGCCTTTGCGGTCTGGACGGCTTCGAAAAACCCGGTGGCATCGCCACTCAGTTCGCTCAGGGATTTGTCCCAGGTGGCGTGCGCCGCATCCTTCCAGAGCTGCTCCTGCTCAGGCGTCAGGTGGACGATCGTGCCGCCGGTTTGCGTAAGCTTCTCCGACATTATTTTCTCAAAGGCATCGATTTCCTGCAGCTTGGCGTCGAATTCCATCACCGACAGGGCGTCGGTCAGGGCGGCCTTCTGCTGATCGTCGAGCTTGGCCCAGCTCCGCGGCGACATGATCACCGCTCCCAGACTGAACAGCACGTCCGCCCGGGTATAGACGGGCAGGGTCTCGGTCAGCCCGGACGCCATCGCATAGCTCAGTCCGAAGTTCACCGCGTCCACCAGATGCGTGCTTGCCGCGGAGGGGGTGTCTTCGGCCGGCAAGGGCAGGGGCGTGGCGCCGATCGACTGGAAGAAGTTGATCGAAGATCTGGAGGGGGCGCTGCGCACCTTCTTGCCCTTCAGGAGATCCGGCGACACCAGCGGCACGGATCCGACCATGGCCTGATGCTCGACAGGAGCAAAGGTGAGCAAGTGAAATTTCCTCCCCGCCGCCTTCCGGGCCGTTTCGGTCAGCTTGGGAACCACGCACACGGTCTGTTCGTCGCTGTCGAACATGAACGGGAACATCAGCGTATCAAACTCGGGCACGATGCCGGACAGGATCGGCAATGATCCCGACCACATATCGATCCTGCCGCTCAAGGCGCTTGTCAGGGTGTCGCCCATTGAGCCAAGCTGTCCGGCGTAGAATATCTCGATCTTGACCTGACCGTCGGAAAGCTCTTCGACTTTTTGGGCATAGGCCTGCGCCTGCCTCGCCCAGATCGTCGAGTCCTGAGCGCCGGTCGCCAGTTTCAGCGTTACCGGTTCGGCCTGCGCCGCGGTCGCCATGCAGGCGATAAGGGCGGTCAGCAGCCCTTTGACAGAAATCCTCATCGGCCTCCCCCGGATGATTGGTTCAATTGATAAGTTTAGCCGCGAACCTTCCCGCGGATTGTCCAGATTGTTACGTTTCTCCCGATTTCGTCGTCCGGGCGAACCCGCGGAACTGACCGAGCCTGCTGTAAAATGAGTGATTTACCTTTGTTTCGAGCATGGCATGACTGTCATCCTTTGAGTAGTGCCTTTCACGCGGAACGGTAGAACAATCTCGCATGCCGCCGGCCCTTGCCAGGGGTCGGCAGGCCCGTAGGATTTTTTTCCAAGAACCCTGGGATCAATGGTCAAAATGAGATTTACTTCTCATGCTGAACCTTTATTCATAGGCCGCATTTAGAAAATTCGGTTTCATTCATATTATCGGGAATATTCAATGGCTCTTACCCATTTGCAGAGACTGGAGGCGGAATCGATTCACATCTTCCGCGAGGTCGCCGCAAGCTTTTCCAGACCGGTGATGCTGTATTCGATCGGCAAGGATTCGTCGGTGATGATGCATCTGGCGATGAAGGCGTTCTATCCGGCAAAGCCGCCGTTTCCGTTCCTCCATGTCGACACGACCTGGAAGTTCCAGGCGATGTATGACTTTCGGCGGCAGATGGCGGAGGATCTGGGCATCGACCTTCTGGTCCACGTCAATCCGGATGGGGTTGAGGGCGGCATCAATCCCTTCGATCACGGCTCCAACACCCATACCCATATCTGGAAGACGGTCGGTCTCAGACAGGCGCTCGACAAATACGGCTTCGACGCCGCTTTCGGCGGCGCGCGGCGCGACGAGGAGAAATCGCGCGCCAAGGAGCGGATATTCTCGTTCCGCAATGCGCAACATGCCTGGGACCCGAAGAACCAGCGTCCGGAAATGTGGAAGACCTACAATACCCGCGTCGGCAAGGGTGAATCGATCCGGGTTTTCCCGCTGTCGAACTGGACCGAACTCGACATCTGGCAATATATCATGAAGGAGAATATCCCGATCGTGCCGCTCTATTTTGCGGCGAAACGCCCGGTGGTCGAGCGCGACGGCGCGCTGATCATGGTCGATGACGCGCGCATGCCGATCGGCCCGGACGAGGCCGTGACGGAGAGGATGGTCCGTTTCCGCACGCTCGGATGCTATCCGCTGACGGGCGCCGTGGAATCGGATGCCAGCGACTTGCAGGCGATCGTGCGCGAGATGCTGACGGCCAGAACCTCGGAACGTCAGGGCCGCATGATCGACAAGGACGAAGCCGGCTCGATGGAGAAGAAGAAGCGCGAGGGGTATTTCTGATGGTCGAGGATTTCTCCGGCGACATGATCGCCTATCTCGCCGAGCAGGAAAAGAAATCGCTGCTGCGGTTTCTGACCTGCGGCTCTGTCGATGACGGCAAGTCGACCCTGATCGGCCGGCTGCTTTACGATACCAAGCTGATCTTCGAGGACCAGCTCGCCTCGCTCGAACGCGACAGCGCCCGGCACGGCACCACCGGCGAGGACATCGACTTCGCGCTGCTGGTGGACGGGCTGGAGTCCGAGCGCGAGCAGGGCATCACCATCGATGTCGCCTATCGCTTCTTTGCGACCGCGAAACGCAAGTTCATCGTCGCCGATACCCCCGGCCACGAGGAATATACCCGCAACATGGCCACCGGCGCCTCGACCGCCGATCTTGCCATCGTGCTGGTCGACAGCCGCCAGGGCATTCTGCCGCAGACCCGCCGGCATTCGTTCATCGCCTCGCTGCTCGGCATCCGCCATATCGTGGTGGCGATCAACAAGATCGACCTGATGGATTATTCGCAGGAGGTCTACGACAACATCGTCGCCGATTATCTGGAATTCGCGAAGGATCTCGGGTTCGAGACGATCGTGCCGATCCCGATTTCGGCGCGCTACGGCGACAATGTCACCCTGCCTTCGCAAAACATGCCGTGGTATCAGGGGCCGGCCCTGCTTGACCATCTCGAAACGGTTCCGGTCGCCTCCGATCTTGCCGAAAAGCCGTTCCGGATGCCGGTGCAGCTCGTCGTCCGCCCCAACCTCAATTTCCGCGGCTTTGCCGGACAGATCGCGTCCGGCCGGGTTGCCGTCGGCGATCGGGTCACGGTCGCCAAGTCCGGAAAGTCCTCGACGATCCGCCAGATCGCGACCATGGACGGCGATCTCGACAGCGCCGAGGCCGGGCAGGCGGTGACGCTTGCGCTCGATGACGAGATCGAGGTCTCGCGCGGCAATATTCTGGTGGCTCCCGATGGCCGGCCAGACGTTGCTGACCAGTTTCAGGCGAAGATCATATGGTTCGATGCAGAGGCGATGATCCCCGGCCGTTCCTATATCCTGCGGACCGAGGCCGACCAGACGCCGGCGACGATAACCGCCCTCAAATATCAGGTGAACATCAACACTTTCGCCCATGAGGCGGCCAAGGCGCTCCACATGAATGAAGTCGGGGTGTGCAACATCTCGACCCAGGCGCCGATCGTGTTCGATGCCTATGCGGACAACCGCGCCACCGGCAATTTCGTGATCATCGACCGGATTTCCAACAAGACCGTCGGCGCCGGCATGATCGATTTCGCGCTGCGCCGGGCGCAAAATGTCCACTGGCAGGCGGTCGAGGTCAACAAGAAGGCTCATGCCGATCTGAAAGCCCAGACGCCGGCGGTGCTGTGGTTCACCGGACTTTCGGGCTCGGGCAAATCGACGGTCGCCAACGCGCTGGAAAAGATCCTTCACGCCAAGGGCAAGCACACCTACCTGCTTGACGGCGACAATGTCCGCCACGGCCTCAACCGCGATCTCGGTTTCACCGCCGAGGACCGGGTCGAGAATATCCGTCGCGTGGCCGAGGTGGCCAGGCTCATGGCCGATGCCGGACTGGTCGTGCTGGTGTCCTTCATCTCGCCGTTCCGCTCCGAACGGCGGTTCGCGCGCGAGATGATGGATGATGGCGAGTTCATCGAGATTTTCATCGACACCCCGATCGAAGTCTGCGCCGAGCGGGACCCGAAGGGGCTCTACAGAAAGGCACAGGCCGGCGAGATCGCCAATTTCACCGGCATATCCTCGCCTTACGAAGCGCCGGAAAACGCCGAACTTCACCTTCACACCGTCGGCCACGATCCCTTCGAGCTGGCAAGCCGGATCGAGGAATTCCTCACCAATCGGGAGACGGGGGAATGAGCGCCATGGCCGATATGCAGCAGGTCTTTCTTGATGCGGCGCTTGAAGCCGGCAGGGCGATCATGTCGATCTACGAGAACGGCATAGACGTGTCCTACAAGGACGATCACTCGCCGGTGACGGCAGCCGATGAGCAGGCCGAGGCGATCATTCTCGCCCATCTCGCCCGGGCGTTTCCCGACATTCCGGTGATCGCCGAGGAGAGCGTCGCCGCCGGCGTGGTTCCCGATATCACCGGCAAACCCTTCTTCCTGGTCGATCCGCTCGACGGGACAAAGGAGTTCATCAACAGGCGCGAGGACTTCACGGTCAATATCGCGCTTGTCGAAAACGGCGTGCCGGTCGCCGGCATCGTCTATGCGCCGGCCAAGGGCGTGGCTTACCGCACGACAGCCGAAGGCGCAGAAAAACTGATTGTTGCGGATGGTGCCGTGGTGCGATCCGAAGCGATCAGATGCCGCTCCAGAGGCGAGGTTCTGACCGCGGTTGCCAGCCGGTCGCACAACAGTCCGGAGACCGAGGATTTCATGCGGAAGATCGGGGTCTCCGATTTCACCTCCGTGGGCTCGTCGCTGAAATTCTGCCTTCTCGCAGAAGGCGTTGCCGACGTCTATCCACGTTTCGGGCGGACAATGGAGTGGGATACCGCCGCCGGCGATGCAGTGCTGCGCGCCGCCGGAGGCGCCACCGAATGTGCGGACAGCACGATCTTCGTGTATGGCAAGACCAGACAGGATACCGACAGCGATTTTGCCAA from Martelella sp. NC20 includes these protein-coding regions:
- the cysQ gene encoding 3'(2'),5'-bisphosphate nucleotidase CysQ, which encodes MADMQQVFLDAALEAGRAIMSIYENGIDVSYKDDHSPVTAADEQAEAIILAHLARAFPDIPVIAEESVAAGVVPDITGKPFFLVDPLDGTKEFINRREDFTVNIALVENGVPVAGIVYAPAKGVAYRTTAEGAEKLIVADGAVVRSEAIRCRSRGEVLTAVASRSHNSPETEDFMRKIGVSDFTSVGSSLKFCLLAEGVADVYPRFGRTMEWDTAAGDAVLRAAGGATECADSTIFVYGKTRQDTDSDFANPPFIGWADRLSRP
- the nodQ gene encoding bifunctional sulfate adenylyltransferase/adenylyl-sulfate kinase NodQ, translated to MVEDFSGDMIAYLAEQEKKSLLRFLTCGSVDDGKSTLIGRLLYDTKLIFEDQLASLERDSARHGTTGEDIDFALLVDGLESEREQGITIDVAYRFFATAKRKFIVADTPGHEEYTRNMATGASTADLAIVLVDSRQGILPQTRRHSFIASLLGIRHIVVAINKIDLMDYSQEVYDNIVADYLEFAKDLGFETIVPIPISARYGDNVTLPSQNMPWYQGPALLDHLETVPVASDLAEKPFRMPVQLVVRPNLNFRGFAGQIASGRVAVGDRVTVAKSGKSSTIRQIATMDGDLDSAEAGQAVTLALDDEIEVSRGNILVAPDGRPDVADQFQAKIIWFDAEAMIPGRSYILRTEADQTPATITALKYQVNINTFAHEAAKALHMNEVGVCNISTQAPIVFDAYADNRATGNFVIIDRISNKTVGAGMIDFALRRAQNVHWQAVEVNKKAHADLKAQTPAVLWFTGLSGSGKSTVANALEKILHAKGKHTYLLDGDNVRHGLNRDLGFTAEDRVENIRRVAEVARLMADAGLVVLVSFISPFRSERRFAREMMDDGEFIEIFIDTPIEVCAERDPKGLYRKAQAGEIANFTGISSPYEAPENAELHLHTVGHDPFELASRIEEFLTNRETGE
- a CDS encoding TRAP transporter substrate-binding protein — translated: MRISVKGLLTALIACMATAAQAEPVTLKLATGAQDSTIWARQAQAYAQKVEELSDGQVKIEIFYAGQLGSMGDTLTSALSGRIDMWSGSLPILSGIVPEFDTLMFPFMFDSDEQTVCVVPKLTETARKAAGRKFHLLTFAPVEHQAMVGSVPLVSPDLLKGKKVRSAPSRSSINFFQSIGATPLPLPAEDTPSAASTHLVDAVNFGLSYAMASGLTETLPVYTRADVLFSLGAVIMSPRSWAKLDDQQKAALTDALSVMEFDAKLQEIDAFEKIMSEKLTQTGGTIVHLTPEQEQLWKDAAHATWDKSLSELSGDATGFFEAVQTAKADCGS
- a CDS encoding TRAP transporter small permease, with product MIRMLRRFLKVISTIEKAIVILTFSAVLAALSMDVIGREVFAQGLFGSVKFAVYALILCAMAGFGLATASGAHLRPKFLDFVTQGRAEMPARRAGRVASAAILLFLAWGALNMVLFSRMIGDRDLTLGWLIWPVQMVLPVAFVISALRHLIYAAFPELGPAEEEQTE
- the cysD gene encoding sulfate adenylyltransferase subunit CysD, whose amino-acid sequence is MALTHLQRLEAESIHIFREVAASFSRPVMLYSIGKDSSVMMHLAMKAFYPAKPPFPFLHVDTTWKFQAMYDFRRQMAEDLGIDLLVHVNPDGVEGGINPFDHGSNTHTHIWKTVGLRQALDKYGFDAAFGGARRDEEKSRAKERIFSFRNAQHAWDPKNQRPEMWKTYNTRVGKGESIRVFPLSNWTELDIWQYIMKENIPIVPLYFAAKRPVVERDGALIMVDDARMPIGPDEAVTERMVRFRTLGCYPLTGAVESDASDLQAIVREMLTARTSERQGRMIDKDEAGSMEKKKREGYF